A stretch of DNA from Triticum dicoccoides isolate Atlit2015 ecotype Zavitan chromosome 2A, WEW_v2.0, whole genome shotgun sequence:
ttgactctagtaaaccctttgggtgttggtcacatgaggatgtgaactatgggtgttaatcaaatggtaatgtgaactattgatgttaaatcacatggcgatgtgaactagattattgactctagtgcaagtgggagactgaaggaaatatgccctagaggcaataataaagttattatttgtttccttatttcatgataaatgtttattattcatgctagaattgtattaaccggaaacataatacatgtgtgactacatagacaaacatagtgtcactagtatgcctctacttgactagctcgttaatcaaagatggttatgtttcctaaccatagacatgagttgtcatttgattaacggggtcacatcattagagaatgatgagattgacttgactcattccgttagcatatcacttgatcatttagtttgttgctattgctttcttcatgacttatacatgttcctatgactatgagattatacaactcccgtttaccaaaggaacactttgtgtgctaccaaacgtcacaacgtaactgggtgattataaaggttctctacaggtgtctctgaaggtacttgttgggttggcatatttcgagattaggatttgtcactccgattgtcggagaggtatctctgggcccactcggtaatgcacatcacataagccttgcaagcattgcaactaatgagttagttgcgggatgatgtattacggaacaagtaaagcgacttgccggtgacgagattgaactaggtattgagataccgacgatcgaatatcgggcaagtaacataccgatgacaaagggaacaacgtatgttgttatgcggtctgaccgataaaagatcttcgtagaatatgtgggagccaatatgaacatccaggttccgctattggttattgaccggagacatgtctcggtcatgtctacatagttctcgaacccgtagggtccgcacgcttaacgtttcgatgatagttatattatgagtttatatgttttgatgtaccgaaggttgtttggagtcccggatatgatcacggacatgacgaggagtctctaaatggttgagacatgaagattgatatatttgaagcctatgattggatattggaagtgttccgggtgaaattgggattttaccggagtaccgggaggttatcggaaccccccggaagcttaatgggcctacatgggccttagtggaaatagagggaagcaaggggagtgtggggcgcgcctccccaaggcccaaaccgaattggtttagggcaaggggggcagccccctctttccttcttcccctctctttttccttctcccgaatcctattccaactaggaaaggggggaagtcctactcccggtgggagtaggactcctcctggcgcgccctctccctggccagccgcacccccccttgctcctttatatacgggggcaggggggcaccccatagacaaaacaattgatcatttgtgcggtgccccctccaccatagtccaactcgataatactatagcggtgcttaggcgaagccctgcgtcggtagaacatcatcatcgtcaccacgccgtcgtgctgacgaaactctccctcaacactcggctggatcggagttcgagggacgtcatcgggctgaacgtgtgctgaactcggaggtgccatacgttcggtacttgatcggtcggatcgtgaggacgtacgactacatcaaccgcgttgtgctaacgcttccgctttcggtctacgagggtacgtggacaacactctcccctctcgttgctatgcatcaccatgatcttgcgtgtgcgtaggaattgttttgagattactacgttccccaacaaatacttCTACTGGCTGGAAGCAAGTTGGACACACATGCTGAAGTTGTGACAGCAAGCTTCAGAGTTTGCAAAGAAGCTAGAGATTCAAGAAAAGCTAGGTGCACAGAAGCTTTTTGAAGTTCAGAAAATGAAGAAACTTGCAATGCTATTCTGGTTGTTTCAGTTGTTTTACCATTTGTCTGTGTAAAGTGTAATGATAGTGTTGGCTTAGTTAGTATGAGGCTGAATTAAGCAGTACATTTTGGCATTGTGGCAGGTTGAGAGATAATAAAAAGTAGTGAATGTAATGTGGAACTATTGCTGAATTTTGGCTATGTCCCGcttcttatttttccttttgaaATTAGTAGTATTAGTTTTTTTGACGTATCAAATTAGCAGTATTTGGGATGTATGATGTTGCTCATTTTCTATGTGAATTGGCAGTATTCTCAGTGTTGTATTAGCTGACCGAAACTGTAGCATTTTTGATTGGTTTGGCATTGGTTGATTTTGCTCTGCCGGCTGCCGCCGCGTCGTCGAAGGAAAGAAGGGAGACAAGGCCAAAACAGGAGGAGCAGTTAACTAGACCCACCCCATCAAGCAGACGTGGCAGTCGTCCAACGCCCCGCAAGCAAAACCACCTGTAGAAACCACTATAATCAGCACAAGGGGGTGATTTGACTGGTATTAGAGACCTCAGGGGGTTGCTTAACTGGTTTTAGGTCTTAAGGGGTGAATTAGTCGGTTTGTGAAACCCCGGGGGATGATCTGGATTTCTTTAGAAAAAAAAACATCCAAAGTAGTCTTCACACTTTCACCATTGCAAACAATACTTTCATCAAATGAAAAGAAAATGTTCCCTAAAAAATGAAatacttttttttgagacaaatgaAATACTTTTTGCTTTTTGTGGAAGGGCAAAACGGAAAANNNNNNNNNNNNNNNNNNNNNNNNNNNNNNNNNNNNNNNNNNNNNNNNNNNNNNNNNNNNNNNNNNNNNNNNNNNNNNNNNNNNNNNNNNNNNNNNNNNNNNNNNNNNNNNNNNNNNNNNNNNNNNNNNNNNNNNNNNNNNNNNNNNACCGGTAGGCCCCGGTGCTTTTCTTTTGGTCGTTGTTAAATTATAGCGCATGGGCCGAGAAAAGAAGCCCGACACATCCGATCTCTGGGCCTCAGGTATTGCTCCTTTTTTCCAACTTCGCAAAAACCCAACCCGATCGTCGTCTACGGTTCCTTCTTGCATACACCAAACCAGAgagagaggtggcggcggcggcgaaggcgccTGCCATCTGGGCTACGAAGAGGGTTATGCATTCGTCGGGTGGCGAGATGGAGGCGGTGGAGAAGGCGATGCGTGACAAGCGGATGGAGGAGAGGGAGAAACGTGAGGCGGTGATGGAGGAGCGGAtggcaaagaaggaggaggaggaggcggagaagGCAAAGAAAGCGGCGATGATAAAGGCCGCGAAGGAATTTGTTGAAGCGACGGGGAGGAAGATCTTAGAGAAAAGGGGGGAACCCGAGGATCCCTTTGAACAGTTTCGTGGTTTCTGGACGAGGGTTTGGGGCGAAGACGGCTATTTTGGTAAATTCGAGGATGAGAGTGAGTAGCGTAACCTCTATGCCTACTCGCGCTTTGGTTTCATTTACAGTATTATTTTCCTCCCCATCCGTCCTTACTGACATTGTGACATGTCATTNNNNNNNNNNNNNNNNNNNNNNNNNNNNNNNNNNNNNNNNNNNNNNNNNNNNNNNNNNNNNNNNNNNNNNNNNNNNNNNNNNNNNNNNNNNNNNNNNNNNNNNNNNNNNNNNNNNNNNNNNNNNNNNNNNNNNNNNNNNNNNNNNNNNNNNNNNNNNNNNNNNNNNNNNNNNNNNNNNNNNNNNNNNNNNNNNNNNNNNNNNNNNNNNNNNNNNNNNNNNNNNNNNNNNNNNNNNNNGAATACGCTGCAGTTCTTTTCAGTCAAAGTTGCAAAGATTGACGAGAGTTTAAAGTGGCCGCTTGATGTGTATGGGTTCTTTTCCGTACGTGATGTGGTGGATCACAAACGCAACATGATCTTCTCCTGCGACAGGGATAACTGCCAGACCATCAGCCAAGAGGTTCGTCGCTATTGGTATCTGTCTGAAAATCATTATTCTTTAGGCTCTATGTCAGTAAGAATGTAACACATCGATCCTTAGCAATATAATGGTTATAAGTACTTACAGTTATGCCAATTATAGATGCTTCTAAGAAAAATGCAACGATCCAGTGTGAAGGCTTTGTTGTTCATATAAGAATAAATACGCAAGTTTGCTGGTAATTTCTTGTTTGTGCGAAATTTCAATGCCAAATGTTTATGGCATCTCTTCACGAAGGAAAAAAGAGCTTCCAACATGAAAGCCTCCAAGCCAGCCAAActttatttttttctaaatttaTTCAATTCACCACCGCCACTACAAATTGTTTTGTATTTTCACTGACAACAATGTCTTGTTAGAACAATTAATAGTTTACTATCAATATTAATAATTTATTCTGAACTTATCAAATTGATTTTAAAAGTGTATGTAGAGAAAATGCTGCCCTTATGTAATGGTTCATGCAAGTGTTGGTTTTTTATCTTTGTACTTTTCAAGGAGCGTTTGGGAGGTGCATAATCATGTTTTTTTATCCATATAAATGGCTCTAGACTGGAATGCAACGGACAATCTCATAATTAGTTGAAATTAAAGCTCCTCAAGTTTTGATTGTGATCAGCTGGATGTTGTCCTTTTTAGGGCTTTATGGAACGCCTTGTGATGGGAATTAGGCCTACAACTGGGGTCATATTCCGTCACTTTGTGCTTATCATGAAGTGCATATGCAAGTGGTGAGTGCTGATAAGATTTGTTATCCTGCAGCACTCCCTCATCAATAGTAGAGCAGGCATTTTGTTAATGCACAAGTTTGAATTTGAGTATGATTCCGCGCATCAAATTAGTGCATGTTTTCAGGTATATAGAAGTCATATGGAAGAGCGCCTGTAACATTTAACCAACTCTTGATTATTCATTCCCTTGAGAACTCCACAACCCTAACTTGTGCTCCCAACTCCTGCACTACGTAGTCCATTGTCCGTCTGTCCCTCAGTTCTGTTTGGGAGTAGCGTTCTCTTTGTTGTCTCTTTATGTAAGTAGTGTCTTGTGTTCTCCTTTGAAATTTTGCTTGAAAGATCTTCTAGCGCAATATGCAAGGAATTAGCAAACAAATAATTTTGAACAATGACATGCTTAGTGTGGATATACGTGCAACTGAACAAATATACTATTATTTTTCTGCCGGTCACTTGAGCATTAAGCTAATATTTTTGTCCCGTCATTACTGTAATGTACCTCACATTCTTTATGCTATGCATTTTCAATTCAGTGCacgattttgtgaacttttttttcatTATGCTGCTCAATGTTTACTTTGGCATTTTGGACTTACTTTTTGTTTAGACTAGTTTGTTTAGTCTGAAGGGCTTCCAAGGTATAAAGTTGCTAACTGGCCAAACTGTGATTGTAGACTCTTGCCTCTTACATATTTTGATCATTGTAACCTTCCTCACATTTATCTCTTTTGGATTTCTAACACATACATTGTCACCATAGTTATGTTCCACCTGTCTTTTTACCAACAGAGACCATAATAGTTTGGTTATGTTTCTTATTAATTACTGGTGAACTTTACATAATAATTAATTAATAGTGTGATGCAGGATCCCTATCTAACGCTGACAGGTCCAACCCGTGCTGTTGTGGTGACATCAGATCCTTCGTACTTTGAGATTGAGCTGAAAGTGAAGGGCACTGCTGAATCTGAGGATAAATATTTAAGCCGCCTAGTTATGACATACAGGACGGGTTTTCTGGATAGAAGTTTCACTAGTGGGCTTAGCACTCTGGAGATGGCATTCAAAGAGATCATCCAATCTGTGGAGGCCACAATCAGTGTAAAAGTCGTTGATGGATCATGGCCAGATGGTTTTCGTGGTGTATTTTGTGCGAGCATCGATGACATAGCTGGCTTGAAAGTCAAGTTGCTGGAATGTGGAGATGATAGATTGCCTCTTGATGCTGATGGCAACATCAAGCTTAGATGCAAGGTCGTTTC
This window harbors:
- the LOC119359622 gene encoding uncharacterized protein LOC119359622, yielding MIFSCDRDNCQTISQEDPYLTLTGPTRAVVVTSDPSYFEIELKVKGTAESEDKYLSRLVMTYRTGFLDRSFTSGLSTLEMAFKEIIQSVEATISVKVVDGSWPDGFRGVFCASIDDIAGLKVKLLECGDDRLPLDADGNIKLRCKVVSVGLEGLLRISVMAHCINGDQVVESHCREDVKSHEVVFEPRRSGTSSNTELKIGSCRMEVTVSWSLFSYQL